One segment of Arcanobacterium haemolyticum DSM 20595 DNA contains the following:
- a CDS encoding phage head completion protein produces MAGIGPMRDSIDLIAPATVRDKAGFTATRDQVVATVRAYQETRHATAAWVNRTAYTNATVLFCIRTMPGFDVSESMEIATHDGRFVIDTVEVIGRYVEILAHQATPEGT; encoded by the coding sequence ATGGCTGGGATTGGTCCCATGCGCGATTCGATTGACCTTATTGCGCCGGCGACGGTGCGGGATAAGGCCGGGTTCACCGCCACCCGTGACCAGGTCGTGGCAACGGTGCGGGCGTATCAGGAAACCCGGCACGCGACGGCTGCGTGGGTGAACCGCACTGCGTATACGAACGCCACCGTCCTGTTCTGCATCCGCACCATGCCCGGCTTCGACGTGAGCGAGTCGATGGAGATCGCGACTCATGATGGCCGGTTTGTGATTGACACGGTCGAAGTGATCGGCCGCTATGTCGAAATCCTCGCCCACCAAGCCACACCCGAAGGGACGTGA
- a CDS encoding NTP transferase domain-containing protein — MSQKLAAAIILAAGKGTRIKSQTPKVLLSMCGRSLVGHALDAVEKAGTEHTVVVVRHERDHVVSHLSQIAPHVLIADQDDIKGTGRAAWCGMEALPADLHGPILVVAGDSPMFTPETLAELTRVHNESGAAVTVLSTVLNNSFGYGRILRDAAPGSTETPHTPEATGPVVGIVEEKDATDLQRTIKEIGTSTYIFDADFLRSTLGGLGTDNAQGEMYLTDVIARASEQGKGVASYVLADSIQAEGVNDLVQLATLRAEKNRRILEFWMRSGVSIIDPATTHIDVGVTLAPDAIIQPGTILRGNTNVSGFAVVGPHTELTDVTVGERSTVPHVVACATRIEADTHVPPFTVLGESH, encoded by the coding sequence GTGAGTCAGAAACTCGCTGCAGCAATTATTCTGGCTGCAGGAAAAGGGACCCGAATCAAGTCACAGACCCCGAAAGTTCTCCTTTCCATGTGTGGTCGTAGCCTTGTAGGGCACGCACTAGATGCGGTGGAAAAGGCTGGAACTGAGCACACCGTCGTCGTCGTTCGTCACGAACGTGACCACGTTGTATCCCACCTGTCTCAGATAGCTCCGCACGTACTCATCGCAGATCAGGACGATATCAAAGGTACCGGCCGTGCAGCATGGTGCGGAATGGAAGCGCTACCGGCTGATCTTCACGGGCCAATCCTCGTGGTAGCAGGCGATTCCCCAATGTTTACGCCAGAAACTCTTGCCGAACTCACCCGTGTTCACAACGAATCTGGCGCTGCAGTAACCGTCCTGTCCACCGTTCTTAACAACTCGTTCGGTTATGGCCGCATCCTCCGCGATGCTGCCCCAGGTTCCACCGAAACTCCACACACCCCAGAAGCAACTGGCCCAGTTGTGGGAATCGTTGAAGAAAAAGACGCCACCGATCTTCAACGCACAATCAAAGAAATCGGAACCTCCACCTATATTTTCGATGCTGATTTCCTCCGTTCCACGCTCGGCGGCTTGGGCACAGATAACGCTCAAGGGGAAATGTATCTTACGGACGTCATCGCACGCGCCTCTGAACAAGGTAAAGGCGTTGCCTCCTATGTGCTCGCGGATTCGATCCAAGCAGAAGGCGTCAACGATCTTGTCCAACTCGCTACGTTGCGCGCAGAAAAAAACCGCCGCATCCTCGAATTCTGGATGCGCTCCGGTGTCTCAATTATCGATCCGGCAACCACACACATTGATGTGGGCGTTACCCTTGCGCCGGACGCCATCATTCAGCCGGGCACAATCCTTCGTGGGAACACGAACGTGTCCGGGTTCGCCGTCGTCGGTCCACACACGGAACTAACTGACGTCACCGTTGGAGAACGATCCACTGTGCCTCATGTCGTTGCCTGTGCAACGCGCATCGAAGCGGATACGCACGTTCCTCCTTTCACGGTTCTGGGTGAAAGTCACTAA
- a CDS encoding TetR/AcrR family transcriptional regulator produces the protein MTRIQRREQLIGVSRQLFAAHGYDAVSIEEIANAADVSKPVIYEHFGGKEGLYQVIVDRETTAVNTILHDALSAGRNPREALESVVLSLLDYIEENPDGFGLMVHQSPDVLAGGEFSTIISDMGDHLDELLGTYMKEQFSPDAMTLYAHMLSGLMGIVGQSWAVKRQPEKHIMAAHLVNLMWNGLHFLESDPHLVTSPASQ, from the coding sequence ATGACTCGCATTCAGCGACGCGAGCAACTCATCGGGGTCAGCCGGCAACTGTTTGCCGCACACGGCTACGACGCCGTCTCAATTGAGGAAATCGCTAACGCAGCCGACGTCTCCAAACCGGTTATTTACGAACATTTTGGAGGTAAAGAGGGGCTCTATCAGGTGATCGTCGATCGGGAAACCACGGCGGTAAACACAATTTTGCACGATGCACTGTCAGCTGGGCGCAATCCCCGCGAAGCACTCGAATCTGTGGTTTTAAGCCTCCTCGATTACATTGAGGAAAACCCTGATGGCTTCGGCTTGATGGTTCACCAGAGCCCTGACGTGCTTGCCGGCGGCGAATTCTCCACGATTATTTCTGATATGGGCGATCATTTGGATGAACTGTTGGGCACCTACATGAAGGAGCAGTTCTCCCCTGACGCCATGACCCTCTACGCTCACATGCTCTCCGGCCTCATGGGTATCGTGGGGCAATCGTGGGCAGTGAAACGTCAGCCGGAAAAGCATATTATGGCAGCTCATTTGGTGAATTTGATGTGGAATGGTTTACATTTTCTTGAATCAGACCCACATTTAGTAACATCGCCAGCATCACAATAA
- a CDS encoding NlpC/P60 family protein produces MFFASSPGAFVTHVGIAIGNGQMIHAATPATGVRIASIYSSFVGGGRP; encoded by the coding sequence GTGTTTTTCGCATCCTCACCTGGAGCATTCGTAACCCATGTGGGCATAGCGATAGGTAACGGGCAAATGATCCACGCAGCCACCCCGGCAACCGGCGTGAGAATCGCCAGCATCTATTCAAGCTTTGTCGGAGGAGGGCGGCCATGA
- a CDS encoding methyltransferase, with protein sequence MKQISELVGCLRPELLPKSSGQQWNYLLHLDGFIAFLTSLDFHTYPQEHISHFLEHLNDPLKADLELFCLGKDVEQSRLNPQLKKFLKTLEPSGLIRQENNNSFTMYPYSIYVVDGLIYVADIPNAMMNVYFGLDSLALSRRCHVEYLPGTKFLDLCGGPGIQGLLAAKAGAYVESVEINPIASNVSLLNATLNNLKQRYSIHEMSLHSFSSQLQHTKYQRIVANPPLVPIPDEFTYNRPGHGGVDGLQVTKSILEFAPKLIADHGTCTLIGMCGGNEDGPAILDLLDLLSVDPQLQVILCVLSEVDALNNSNWLNYLTTSLTCYGHKNLDKKAIAEIYQQHNVSKYSPTLSILHEALKEALTVTHHK encoded by the coding sequence ATGAAACAAATTAGTGAACTTGTTGGATGTCTACGCCCCGAACTACTTCCCAAGAGTTCAGGGCAGCAATGGAATTACTTATTGCATTTAGATGGTTTCATAGCATTTCTAACGTCTTTAGATTTCCACACTTATCCCCAAGAACATATTAGTCATTTTCTTGAACATCTCAACGATCCATTAAAGGCCGATCTTGAATTGTTCTGCCTAGGAAAAGACGTCGAACAAAGTCGACTAAACCCACAATTAAAGAAGTTTCTAAAGACACTAGAACCATCTGGCCTGATACGCCAAGAGAATAATAACTCTTTCACAATGTATCCATATTCCATATATGTGGTGGACGGTTTAATCTATGTGGCAGACATTCCCAATGCCATGATGAACGTTTATTTTGGCTTAGATTCTCTCGCTCTATCCCGCCGTTGTCACGTTGAATATCTCCCCGGCACAAAATTTCTTGATTTATGTGGCGGGCCAGGGATTCAAGGGCTTCTAGCAGCAAAAGCTGGCGCTTACGTTGAGAGTGTTGAAATTAATCCGATTGCGTCAAACGTGTCGCTTCTAAATGCCACTTTGAATAACCTGAAGCAACGATATTCTATTCACGAAATGTCATTACACTCGTTTTCTTCTCAATTACAACACACAAAATATCAAAGAATCGTAGCCAATCCCCCGCTAGTCCCTATTCCCGACGAGTTTACATATAATCGTCCTGGTCATGGTGGAGTTGATGGATTGCAAGTTACCAAATCGATTCTCGAGTTCGCGCCCAAATTGATCGCGGACCATGGTACATGCACATTAATTGGCATGTGTGGCGGCAATGAAGATGGTCCTGCAATCTTAGATCTTCTAGACTTATTATCAGTAGATCCACAACTGCAAGTAATCTTGTGTGTTCTTAGCGAAGTTGATGCACTCAACAACTCTAACTGGCTCAATTATCTTACAACTTCATTAACATGTTACGGGCATAAAAATCTTGATAAAAAAGCTATTGCTGAAATCTACCAACAACACAACGTTTCGAAGTACTCACCTACTCTCTCGATATTACACGAAGCTCTGAAAGAAGCCCTGACGGTAACTCACCACAAGTAA
- a CDS encoding major tail protein, translated as MATIGLDKLYYATITEDPATGEETYSKPKQLAKAISAELSVEVAEAILYADDGASEIVKEFKSGTLTLSVDDLGTEAAATLTGAQVDTNGVLISTSEDTTTPVAIGFRAARSNGKYQYFWLYRVKFALPTTTLATKADSITFSTPSVEGTILRRNKPDTKGRHPWKAEATEGAVGVKPETITSWYTAVYEPAPGK; from the coding sequence ATGGCCACGATTGGTCTTGACAAGCTCTACTACGCCACGATCACCGAAGACCCCGCTACAGGCGAAGAAACCTATAGCAAACCCAAACAGCTTGCTAAAGCGATTTCTGCAGAACTATCCGTAGAAGTTGCCGAAGCAATCCTATATGCCGACGATGGTGCCTCGGAGATCGTTAAAGAATTCAAGTCTGGCACTCTTACCCTGAGCGTCGATGACCTCGGAACAGAGGCCGCAGCAACCCTCACGGGTGCGCAAGTCGATACCAACGGAGTGTTGATCTCCACCTCAGAAGACACCACAACACCTGTCGCGATCGGTTTTCGCGCCGCCAGATCGAACGGCAAATACCAATACTTCTGGCTTTACCGAGTCAAGTTCGCCCTACCCACCACCACCTTGGCAACCAAGGCTGACTCAATTACCTTCTCAACACCAAGTGTGGAAGGCACGATCCTGCGCCGAAACAAGCCAGATACCAAGGGCCGCCACCCGTGGAAAGCCGAAGCCACCGAAGGCGCTGTCGGGGTTAAACCAGAAACCATCACCAGTTGGTATACGGCAGTTTACGAACCAGCTCCCGGCAAGTAA
- a CDS encoding SdpI family protein codes for MKSGKFPPNGIVGTRTEFSMKSEENWYFVQRLTGAPIRWLGYSMFLWIPAFVAYKFTNNDDFLYVTVALQMFLIILFWIIYFSGTRRHQNEITHKD; via the coding sequence ATGAAATCTGGAAAATTTCCTCCCAACGGGATTGTGGGAACTAGAACGGAATTTTCCATGAAATCAGAAGAAAACTGGTACTTCGTACAACGTTTAACGGGAGCCCCAATAAGATGGCTGGGATATTCCATGTTCTTGTGGATCCCAGCTTTTGTCGCCTACAAGTTTACTAACAACGACGACTTTCTATATGTCACCGTTGCTTTGCAGATGTTCCTAATTATCCTGTTTTGGATTATTTACTTTAGCGGAACCAGACGTCATCAAAACGAGATAACTCACAAAGATTGA
- a CDS encoding head-tail connector protein, protein MSTPTPTAELVELVKANLILAHDEDDALIGSLVGAATSYAVAYQHLPDAYYEDHPMSGTTRQAVILLATHFYELRDGSTAGFWADKPEAAKAVWNAVNNLLRLDREWKV, encoded by the coding sequence ATGTCCACACCAACACCGACTGCCGAACTAGTTGAGCTCGTGAAGGCGAATCTGATTCTCGCCCACGACGAAGACGACGCCTTGATCGGCTCGCTGGTAGGGGCTGCCACCTCCTACGCCGTCGCCTACCAGCACTTACCCGACGCCTACTACGAGGATCATCCGATGTCGGGCACCACCCGGCAGGCCGTCATTTTGCTGGCGACGCATTTCTATGAGTTGCGTGACGGGTCGACCGCCGGGTTTTGGGCGGACAAGCCGGAGGCTGCGAAAGCTGTGTGGAACGCAGTCAACAACCTGCTGCGGCTCGACCGGGAATGGAAAGTCTGA
- a CDS encoding HK97-gp10 family putative phage morphogenesis protein translates to MAKAQITLPTAFIDSLDAASALLDAAADEVFNAGAGVVEPRMRANLASAIGRATTLPSRSTGQLLGALGVTSVKVNSRGDHNVKVGFAENRRDGRSNALVANVLEHGRSNQPARPFLAPTRSQTRRGAVEAMKAVLKAKLDGITP, encoded by the coding sequence ATGGCTAAAGCGCAGATCACGTTACCAACCGCGTTCATTGATTCACTCGATGCTGCCTCGGCTCTGCTTGACGCAGCCGCCGACGAGGTATTCAATGCTGGTGCTGGCGTGGTCGAACCACGCATGAGAGCCAACCTCGCATCCGCGATCGGGCGGGCGACCACGCTGCCGTCTCGGTCGACCGGGCAGCTCCTCGGGGCGCTGGGTGTTACGAGCGTGAAGGTCAACTCACGAGGCGATCACAACGTCAAAGTCGGTTTCGCTGAAAACCGCCGCGACGGCAGGTCGAACGCGCTCGTCGCCAACGTGTTAGAGCACGGCAGGAGCAACCAGCCTGCCCGCCCGTTTCTGGCACCGACGCGGTCGCAGACCAGACGGGGCGCGGTGGAGGCGATGAAAGCGGTGCTTAAAGCCAAGCTCGACGGGATCACACCATGA
- a CDS encoding type IV secretory system conjugative DNA transfer family protein, whose translation MGPRLKEQGYKIRCLNLIDFDQSDLFNPLVYFNPRQAEVDCTILTENFMANTSGNKPSSGDGFWEKAERALLNALISYIYSTKGAQGTLIDVVDLLGQMQASEQDETAQSIVDITFEASTEVIADYDANPHGWGEEAIAAINGLRFACAQYNSYSQGAGETKKSVIVSLGIRMAPLHMAQIRKLLSADTIQLDTVGQEKTALFMVNPDTHAAFTFLISIFSSNSLKQTSTLPTTRQMDTCLSKFSA comes from the coding sequence ATGGGTCCACGGCTCAAAGAACAAGGCTACAAAATTCGCTGCCTAAACCTCATCGATTTTGATCAATCCGATTTGTTTAACCCTCTCGTCTATTTCAACCCTCGCCAGGCAGAAGTAGACTGCACGATTCTCACCGAGAATTTCATGGCCAACACGTCCGGAAACAAACCATCGAGCGGTGACGGATTTTGGGAGAAAGCAGAACGGGCTTTGCTCAACGCACTCATCTCTTACATATATTCAACCAAAGGAGCACAAGGCACCCTCATCGACGTCGTCGATCTGCTTGGCCAAATGCAAGCGAGTGAGCAAGACGAAACAGCCCAATCAATCGTCGATATTACTTTCGAAGCATCCACCGAAGTAATCGCCGACTATGACGCCAACCCACACGGCTGGGGCGAGGAAGCTATCGCAGCCATCAATGGGCTACGGTTCGCATGCGCGCAATACAACAGCTACTCGCAAGGCGCTGGCGAAACCAAAAAATCTGTCATCGTCTCGCTCGGTATCCGGATGGCACCATTGCACATGGCACAAATCCGGAAACTACTATCTGCAGACACCATCCAACTCGATACGGTTGGCCAAGAAAAAACTGCGTTGTTTATGGTCAACCCTGACACTCACGCAGCGTTCACCTTCTTAATCTCGATCTTCTCGAGCAATTCTTTGAAACAAACCTCTACATTGCCGACCACTCGCCAGATGGACACTTGCCTATCCAAGTTCAGTGCTTGA
- a CDS encoding ATP-binding cassette domain-containing protein, with protein MAFVGPNGSGKTTLIKLLLSFYEIDSGTILINELPIQNYSRENLYEKFSALFQDFVRYDLTLSENIRIGRVDNIGDEDRIYWALGEVGLKELLNRLPKGIDTTLGRKFDNGRELSIGQWQRIAAARALFREPKLLVLDEPTASVDNIAEQNMFESIVGQDRTSAKTTIVLVAHRPNTVRMASRIFVVNEGMIVASGTHSDLVRNCAIYNHLFPSD; from the coding sequence GTGGCTTTTGTTGGGCCAAATGGGTCAGGAAAAACAACGCTTATAAAGCTACTCCTTAGCTTCTATGAAATTGATTCCGGTACGATCTTGATAAATGAGCTACCAATACAAAATTATTCTAGAGAAAATCTCTATGAAAAATTCTCAGCGTTATTTCAAGACTTTGTTCGATACGACCTTACCCTTTCTGAGAATATTAGGATTGGAAGAGTCGATAATATAGGCGATGAAGACCGAATCTATTGGGCGCTTGGAGAAGTAGGCTTAAAAGAGCTCCTCAATCGGCTTCCCAAAGGAATAGACACAACTTTAGGAAGAAAATTTGACAATGGGAGAGAGTTATCGATTGGCCAATGGCAAAGAATTGCAGCAGCGAGGGCACTCTTTCGAGAACCCAAACTTTTGGTTCTTGATGAGCCGACAGCCTCGGTAGATAATATCGCTGAACAAAATATGTTTGAGAGTATTGTTGGGCAGGACCGCACAAGTGCAAAAACAACTATTGTCCTGGTAGCACACAGACCGAACACTGTAAGAATGGCTAGCCGTATATTCGTTGTTAATGAGGGAATGATCGTAGCTTCAGGTACGCATAGTGACCTCGTCAGAAACTGCGCGATTTACAATCATTTATTTCCGTCGGATTGA
- a CDS encoding ABC transporter ATP-binding protein, protein MILHISNLHKRFGSTVALAGMEFTVQPGELYGFVGSNGAGKTTTMRIILGVLSADSGTVTLNGKELDFDTRKTFGYMPAERGLYPKMQVNDQLIYLARLHGLTTDEATNAMMHWTERLGLAHRRNDEVQALSLGNQQRVQLAAALIHNPSVLVLDEPFSGLDPVAVDVMSDVLREKANAGATVVFSSHQLDLVERMCERVGICSEGKIVAEGTIDALRTTPENNISMRTGGDIDTLTATLLSQGITASRMGTDTLHVKVGAGIDPQTVLHTALAAGPVLEFAPHRPHLQEIFKDVVSTPVEETTEEPTPVRKSGFGALFGKKK, encoded by the coding sequence GTGATTTTACACATTAGCAACCTCCACAAACGTTTCGGTTCCACCGTTGCGCTTGCTGGAATGGAATTTACGGTACAGCCCGGCGAACTTTACGGTTTCGTTGGCTCCAATGGGGCGGGTAAGACGACGACGATGCGGATTATCCTTGGTGTGCTCAGCGCCGATTCAGGCACAGTCACACTCAATGGTAAGGAACTCGATTTCGATACTCGTAAAACGTTCGGTTACATGCCTGCTGAACGTGGGCTTTACCCGAAAATGCAGGTCAATGACCAGTTAATCTATCTGGCACGGCTTCACGGGCTAACCACGGATGAAGCAACAAACGCTATGATGCACTGGACTGAACGCCTTGGTTTGGCGCACCGCCGCAACGATGAAGTTCAAGCACTATCACTTGGTAACCAGCAGCGAGTCCAGTTGGCCGCCGCGCTCATTCACAACCCATCCGTTCTTGTTCTGGATGAACCATTCTCTGGGCTTGATCCAGTTGCCGTTGATGTGATGAGCGATGTCTTACGCGAAAAGGCAAACGCCGGCGCCACCGTCGTCTTCTCTTCTCATCAACTAGACCTTGTTGAACGCATGTGTGAACGCGTCGGAATCTGCTCCGAAGGCAAAATCGTTGCCGAAGGAACAATCGATGCGCTGCGCACCACTCCAGAAAATAATATTTCGATGCGTACCGGTGGTGATATCGATACGCTCACCGCAACACTTCTTTCCCAAGGGATCACTGCTTCTCGTATGGGAACCGATACGCTCCACGTCAAAGTCGGAGCCGGAATCGATCCACAAACCGTCCTCCACACTGCACTGGCAGCAGGCCCTGTGCTCGAATTCGCGCCACATCGCCCACACCTCCAAGAAATCTTCAAAGACGTGGTGTCCACCCCCGTAGAAGAAACCACGGAAGAACCAACACCAGTTCGCAAATCCGGCTTCGGTGCCCTGTTCGGAAAGAAGAAGTAA
- a CDS encoding transposase, whose protein sequence is MLSIDALPVGGENGAMVKKFSKHTPEQIVRKLDKARELKESGSTTAQILTTLGISEATLNRWQATYGAMTKSEAKELHRLREENTRLKRLLGQAELEKAAWKELSEGNF, encoded by the coding sequence GTGTTGTCCATTGATGCCCTGCCTGTGGGTGGGGAGAATGGGGCAATGGTGAAGAAATTCAGCAAGCATACTCCCGAGCAGATTGTTCGTAAGCTCGATAAGGCGCGGGAATTGAAGGAATCGGGATCAACTACAGCTCAGATCCTGACCACGTTGGGGATTAGCGAAGCCACGTTGAACAGGTGGCAGGCTACCTATGGGGCGATGACCAAGAGCGAGGCGAAAGAGCTCCATCGCCTGCGCGAGGAAAACACGCGCCTCAAACGCCTCCTAGGTCAGGCAGAGCTGGAAAAGGCTGCGTGGAAAGAATTGTCGGAGGGAAACTTCTAA
- a CDS encoding type IV secretory system conjugative DNA transfer family protein has translation MDEFANIGKMPSFERKIVVMRSRWISTVIIIQNFTQGKALYKDDWKTIVGNCDSFLFLGCNEKSTTEYVSKLLGKQTIAATDTSLTKGWNGSYSTSEKRLGRDLLTPDEIATPPTHQCIYALRGVPPFLARKLTPPKLESEYVHSSTVHQR, from the coding sequence ATGGACGAATTCGCTAACATAGGTAAAATGCCAAGCTTTGAACGTAAAATCGTGGTCATGCGCTCACGCTGGATCTCAACTGTAATCATCATCCAAAACTTCACGCAAGGAAAAGCGCTCTATAAAGACGATTGGAAAACCATCGTCGGCAACTGTGATAGCTTCCTGTTCCTTGGCTGCAACGAAAAATCAACAACCGAATACGTTTCTAAACTTCTCGGAAAACAAACCATCGCAGCCACCGACACATCCCTAACCAAAGGGTGGAACGGATCCTATTCCACGTCAGAAAAACGACTAGGGCGAGACCTACTCACACCAGACGAAATAGCCACACCGCCCACACACCAATGTATATATGCCCTACGTGGCGTTCCGCCCTTCCTGGCACGTAAGCTCACGCCACCCAAACTAGAAAGTGAATATGTTCATTCATCTACTGTCCATCAAAGATAG
- a CDS encoding DDE-type integrase/transposase/recombinase codes for MHDFVKDHRRWGHRRAWRNALAEGYGICRETFRRIWREEGLRVLPRKKRKRLAADTHRDIPAGQYPNDVWALDFQFDSTWHGKTIKICNIIDEYTREHLAFTVDKNINAVSVTELLDVACLEHGGRPRVIRMDNGPEFIAHALQEWAAEDETI; via the coding sequence ATGCACGACTTCGTTAAGGATCATCGCCGGTGGGGACACCGGCGCGCCTGGAGAAACGCCCTCGCCGAAGGGTACGGGATATGCCGCGAGACTTTCCGCAGGATCTGGCGTGAAGAGGGCTTGCGTGTCTTGCCTCGGAAGAAGCGCAAGCGTCTAGCTGCCGATACCCATCGTGATATTCCTGCCGGCCAGTACCCGAACGACGTGTGGGCGTTGGACTTCCAGTTCGATTCAACCTGGCACGGCAAGACAATCAAAATCTGTAACATTATCGATGAATACACCCGCGAACACCTCGCCTTCACGGTCGACAAGAACATTAACGCGGTCTCGGTGACCGAACTCCTTGACGTGGCTTGTCTGGAGCACGGCGGGCGCCCGCGGGTGATCCGGATGGATAACGGGCCCGAGTTCATCGCTCATGCGCTCCAGGAGTGGGCAGCCGAGGATGAGACAATCTAG
- a CDS encoding ABC transporter permease, protein MLGLIMKREITALLKTRSNQIGFVVMLVLIIGAGIVGNIFNTPDDESASAPKSGYVIGIEESAKSAAPFIQEVAPNATIEALTDGEASHWLTDAYTAAQETDSDSDFLAISGASTAPVIHFPTSGSMRSHAADAVRQGLTLWVASADGTRFSSDDAHAALETVNNIDTNVLDLTDSSNLIGTNPFGYFSSLASLVLLTMVMMGGLATIAMGVVEEKSSRVVELILSSVKPRTLLLGKILGIGVVILGQFAAYIAAAIISLKIANVSLPMMSLSWTVLWTMIWGVVGFFIFSLLAGSLASTVSRQEDLAPITGTLSMLTFIPVYTAMFLVPALPDATVTKVLSYIPLISSFMMPTRQAFDLTSPLEQVVALAIAVASIPLLAMFAGKIYHNSILHSGKRLSIKQAWKQQ, encoded by the coding sequence ATGCTCGGACTCATCATGAAGCGGGAAATCACCGCACTTCTCAAAACCCGATCGAACCAAATCGGGTTCGTGGTTATGCTTGTGCTCATCATCGGCGCGGGCATCGTTGGCAACATCTTCAACACGCCTGACGACGAATCTGCGTCTGCCCCTAAATCCGGCTACGTGATCGGAATCGAAGAATCCGCCAAATCCGCCGCTCCATTCATTCAAGAAGTCGCGCCTAACGCCACGATAGAAGCGCTGACTGACGGGGAAGCAAGTCACTGGCTCACGGATGCTTACACCGCAGCGCAAGAAACAGATTCCGATTCTGATTTCTTGGCTATCAGTGGCGCTTCAACTGCCCCTGTTATCCACTTCCCAACCAGTGGAAGCATGAGGTCGCATGCGGCTGACGCCGTTCGCCAGGGCCTCACACTGTGGGTCGCGAGCGCCGACGGCACCCGCTTCAGCTCAGACGACGCTCACGCAGCACTGGAAACCGTCAATAACATTGACACCAACGTGCTTGATCTGACCGATTCAAGCAACCTGATCGGGACTAATCCATTCGGTTACTTCTCCTCGCTTGCATCGCTAGTACTTCTCACAATGGTCATGATGGGCGGCCTTGCTACGATCGCGATGGGCGTGGTGGAAGAAAAATCATCGCGAGTAGTAGAACTCATCCTCTCCTCGGTGAAGCCACGCACTCTACTGCTGGGCAAAATCCTGGGTATTGGTGTTGTTATTTTGGGCCAGTTCGCGGCCTACATTGCGGCGGCAATCATCTCGCTGAAGATCGCTAACGTCTCACTTCCGATGATGTCCTTGAGCTGGACAGTGCTCTGGACAATGATTTGGGGCGTTGTTGGGTTCTTTATCTTCTCGCTCCTGGCCGGTTCACTGGCCTCCACGGTGTCACGTCAAGAAGATCTAGCACCAATTACCGGCACGCTCTCTATGCTCACGTTCATCCCGGTCTACACGGCAATGTTCCTGGTGCCAGCACTTCCTGATGCCACGGTTACGAAGGTACTCTCCTACATTCCACTCATTTCTTCGTTCATGATGCCAACGCGGCAAGCATTCGATCTCACGTCTCCGCTTGAGCAAGTGGTTGCGCTGGCGATTGCGGTAGCCAGCATCCCGCTGTTGGCCATGTTTGCCGGCAAGATCTACCACAATTCGATCCTGCACTCAGGCAAGCGCCTCTCTATCAAGCAGGCGTGGAAGCAGCAGTAG